A part of Larkinella insperata genomic DNA contains:
- a CDS encoding FAD-dependent oxidoreductase: protein MNRRNFLESVTLGSAAASAFSPGMISPAQAEPRWTAPVKSSNEFSADVVIAGGGLGGCAAALAALRSGLRVILTEETDWIGGQISQQGVPPDEHQWIETHGATRLYRTFRTAVREYYIRNYPLTEEARNRQHLNPGDGAVSRLCHEPRVAVAVLLDMLAPYQSSQQLTILLDHKVVSADTTGDRVRALKALSFRSGKEVVLTAPYFVDATELGDLLPLTGTEFVTGTESKKETGELHAPEQADPNNQQSFTVCFAMDYVPMLQNKPVQHLIEKPKEYDFWRNLVPKLTPAWSGKLLDLSYSNPSTLEPKKLGFHPEGIATGSLLNLWNYRRLINKNNFKPGTFQSDITVVNWPQNDYMLGNLVGVGEKEFKKHVDRAKQLSLSLFYWLQTEAPRPDGGLGWPGLRLRPDIMGTEDGMAKYPYVRESRRIKAVFTVREEHVGAANRAMITGQKSGNKAADFYDSVGTGYYHIDLHPSSGGNNYIDFASLPFQIPLGALLPNRMENLLPANKNIGTTHITNGCYRLHPVEWSIGEAVGQLVAFSLGKNVIPRAVREQKPLLDEFQNLVRKHGIETNWPKS, encoded by the coding sequence GCAGCGCGGCTGCCTCCGCCTTCTCACCTGGTATGATCAGCCCGGCGCAGGCCGAACCACGCTGGACCGCGCCCGTCAAATCTAGTAACGAATTTTCGGCGGATGTGGTTATTGCAGGCGGTGGATTGGGCGGTTGCGCAGCAGCTCTGGCGGCTTTGCGGTCTGGTCTACGGGTTATCCTGACGGAAGAAACCGACTGGATCGGCGGGCAAATCAGCCAGCAGGGCGTGCCCCCCGACGAACACCAGTGGATTGAAACCCACGGAGCCACCCGGCTCTACCGGACGTTCCGCACGGCGGTTCGGGAGTACTACATCCGGAATTATCCCCTGACCGAGGAAGCCCGCAACCGGCAGCACCTGAATCCCGGCGACGGCGCGGTTTCCCGGCTGTGTCACGAACCCCGCGTGGCCGTGGCAGTTTTGCTGGACATGCTGGCACCCTACCAGAGTTCCCAACAATTGACGATCTTACTCGACCATAAAGTGGTTAGCGCCGACACCACCGGTGACCGCGTACGGGCGTTGAAGGCCCTTAGTTTCCGCAGCGGCAAGGAAGTCGTGCTGACGGCCCCGTATTTTGTGGATGCCACCGAACTGGGCGATCTGCTACCGCTGACCGGCACCGAATTTGTTACCGGTACGGAATCCAAAAAAGAAACCGGCGAGCTGCACGCGCCCGAGCAGGCCGATCCGAATAACCAGCAGTCGTTCACGGTTTGCTTTGCGATGGATTATGTGCCGATGCTTCAGAACAAACCCGTTCAGCACCTGATTGAAAAGCCGAAAGAATACGATTTCTGGCGCAACCTGGTGCCGAAGCTGACCCCCGCCTGGTCCGGAAAACTGCTCGACCTTTCCTATTCAAACCCATCAACGCTGGAACCCAAGAAACTCGGCTTCCACCCCGAAGGCATCGCAACCGGGTCGCTGCTCAACCTGTGGAATTACCGGCGGCTGATCAACAAGAATAACTTCAAACCCGGCACGTTCCAGAGCGACATAACCGTTGTGAACTGGCCGCAGAATGATTATATGCTGGGCAATCTGGTGGGCGTCGGCGAAAAGGAATTTAAAAAACACGTCGACCGGGCCAAGCAGCTCAGCCTGTCGCTTTTCTACTGGCTCCAAACCGAAGCGCCCCGCCCGGACGGTGGGCTGGGCTGGCCCGGCCTGCGGCTGCGCCCCGACATCATGGGAACGGAAGACGGCATGGCCAAATACCCGTACGTTCGGGAGTCGCGCCGGATCAAGGCGGTCTTTACGGTTCGGGAAGAACACGTCGGAGCGGCCAACCGGGCCATGATAACGGGCCAGAAGTCGGGCAACAAAGCCGCCGATTTCTACGACAGCGTCGGCACCGGCTATTACCACATTGATTTGCACCCGAGCAGTGGCGGCAACAACTACATTGATTTTGCTTCGCTGCCTTTCCAGATTCCGCTGGGGGCGCTGCTCCCCAACCGAATGGAAAACCTGTTGCCCGCCAACAAAAACATCGGCACCACCCACATCACCAACGGCTGTTACCGCCTGCATCCGGTGGAATGGAGCATCGGCGAAGCGGTTGGCCAGTTGGTGGCGTTTTCGCTCGGTAAGAACGTGATCCCCCGCGCCGTTCGGGAGCAAAAACCGTTACTGGACGAGTTTCAGAACCTGGTGCGCAAACACGGCATTGAAACGAACTGGCCGAAATCGTAA
- a CDS encoding oxygenase MpaB family protein: MRYFVREDSIVRKIWGDADVILLIFAGGAAEFAVNRAVDWLFFTGKLPADPIGRLFSTVKYAQEIVFMPYEKAVGAINRMRAIHGGVEKSRGAQIPDWAYRDVLYMLMDYSERAFELLHRPLTAPEREEVFDTFRRVGEGMGVPDLPRTYAEWQVDRQVHLDRDLVHSPFTEKLFMRYREELGNWRYGLLLQAQSLLVPEAVSSRLNLPNRPLLASMMWLYKVLLRLRLRAITQQILLPNEYLQQVRALDQKKGRGGSSARPTGVLSEHN, from the coding sequence ATGCGTTACTTTGTTCGTGAAGATTCCATTGTGCGGAAAATATGGGGAGACGCCGATGTGATTTTGCTGATTTTTGCGGGTGGAGCCGCCGAGTTTGCCGTTAACCGGGCCGTTGACTGGCTGTTTTTCACCGGCAAGCTTCCCGCCGATCCCATTGGTCGTTTGTTTTCAACCGTTAAATACGCCCAGGAGATTGTGTTTATGCCCTACGAAAAAGCCGTCGGGGCCATCAACCGGATGCGGGCGATTCACGGCGGGGTGGAAAAAAGCCGGGGAGCGCAGATTCCGGATTGGGCCTACCGCGACGTTTTGTACATGCTGATGGATTACTCGGAACGGGCCTTCGAACTACTGCACCGGCCCCTGACGGCCCCGGAACGGGAAGAGGTTTTTGATACGTTCCGGCGGGTGGGGGAAGGCATGGGGGTTCCGGATTTGCCACGAACCTACGCTGAGTGGCAGGTAGACCGGCAGGTTCACCTGGATCGGGATCTGGTACACAGCCCGTTTACGGAAAAACTTTTTATGCGCTACCGGGAAGAATTGGGAAACTGGCGGTACGGCCTGCTTCTTCAGGCGCAGTCCCTGCTGGTGCCCGAAGCCGTCAGCAGCCGGTTGAACTTACCCAACCGACCGCTATTGGCGTCGATGATGTGGCTTTATAAAGTCTTGCTTCGGCTTCGGTTACGGGCCATCACCCAGCAAATCCTGCTGCCGAACGAGTACCTTCAGCAGGTCCGGGCGCTGGACCAGAAGAAGGGGCGGGGAGGTTCCTCCGCCCGACCGACGGGTGTTCTGTCCGAACACAACTAG
- a CDS encoding TonB-dependent receptor: MKIYLSIVLIFCAASVFAQKLTVTGKVTDPRGEVLPGATVIEKGTNNGVSSDVAGTYTITCRTDNPVLIISFVGFQNAEILVNSRTTLDVTLESATELQEVNIVGSRNLNRSVTDSPSPIDLIDIKDVTTKTGQLDLNQLLQFAAPSFNSNRQTGSDGADHVDPATLRGLGPDQTLVLINGKRRHQSSLINLFGTRGRGNTGTDLNAIPAAAIERIEILRDGAAAQYGSDAIAGVINIVLKTSANEFTGNVNYGAYSAKYRFDDKKFDGGNFNINGNYGFRIGQGGFLNLTADYNYRGHTQRANVATSVEELSRREFGDPQVQNTSFYANSKIPVSPNAHVYAFGGLNLRKGDSYAWTRFADSPRNIPSIYPNGFDPIITSDITDGSIAAGIRGKWKGWDVDLGNVFGSNKFHYGVRNTLNTSLGPQSPTSFDAGGFQLQQNVTGLHFSRLFQETLQGLNIAFGAEFRAENYQIFAGEEASYRNYDPTKPGGSQGFPGFQPGDVVNEDRTNLGIYFDTEADITKAFMVGAALRFENYSDFGSTLNGKISSRLKLGSNFTVRGTVSTGFRAPSLAQIYFNSTFTNFVEGQPVEVLLARNESPVTQKLGIPKLKQETSRNASLGFTGRFGSGFSLTVDGYYVKVRDRVVLTGAFTADDPDIGADLQELNVGQAQFFTNAVTTSTRGLDVILANGSSVGRGRLNTTLAANFNKLTVDEVKTNARLAGKEDTYFDLRERKFVEASAPPSKINLTLDYGIDRWSFVARAIRFGEITLADYDYELNVYKPRVTTDFSVGYKLAKNVNLIVGGTNVFNVYPNRFNPTLTESGGAWDPVQMGSNGAYWYGKLNLRF, encoded by the coding sequence ATGAAAATTTACTTATCTATTGTTTTAATTTTCTGTGCCGCATCAGTATTTGCTCAGAAACTAACGGTAACGGGCAAAGTAACCGATCCCAGAGGAGAGGTACTTCCCGGCGCTACCGTCATCGAGAAAGGAACGAACAACGGCGTCAGTTCGGATGTTGCCGGAACTTATACGATAACGTGCCGAACCGACAATCCGGTATTAATCATTTCCTTCGTTGGTTTTCAGAACGCGGAGATTCTGGTAAACAGCCGGACAACACTGGATGTAACGCTGGAAAGCGCCACCGAACTCCAGGAAGTTAACATCGTCGGTTCACGAAATCTAAACCGGTCGGTGACGGATTCCCCCTCCCCGATTGACCTGATCGACATCAAAGATGTGACGACCAAAACCGGGCAGCTCGACCTCAATCAGTTGCTGCAGTTTGCGGCTCCGTCGTTCAATTCCAACCGTCAAACCGGTTCGGACGGCGCCGACCACGTGGACCCGGCCACGCTCCGGGGGTTGGGTCCTGATCAGACGCTGGTGCTGATCAACGGCAAACGGCGGCACCAGTCTTCGCTCATCAATTTATTCGGCACGCGCGGCCGGGGCAACACGGGAACCGACCTGAATGCCATTCCGGCCGCGGCCATCGAACGCATCGAGATTCTGCGCGATGGAGCGGCTGCGCAATACGGTTCCGACGCCATCGCGGGGGTGATCAACATCGTCCTGAAAACCAGCGCCAATGAGTTTACGGGGAATGTCAACTACGGTGCTTATTCGGCCAAATACCGCTTTGACGACAAAAAATTTGACGGTGGTAACTTCAACATCAATGGCAATTACGGTTTCCGGATCGGGCAGGGAGGTTTTCTTAACCTGACCGCCGATTACAATTACCGGGGTCATACGCAACGGGCCAACGTTGCTACGAGTGTCGAGGAGCTGTCGCGCCGGGAGTTTGGCGACCCGCAGGTTCAGAACACGTCCTTTTACGCCAACTCGAAAATACCGGTCAGCCCGAACGCCCACGTCTACGCGTTTGGCGGGTTAAACCTGCGCAAGGGCGATTCCTACGCCTGGACGCGTTTTGCCGACAGCCCGCGGAACATCCCCAGCATTTACCCCAACGGCTTCGACCCGATCATCACCAGCGACATTACCGACGGCTCCATTGCCGCCGGAATCCGGGGGAAGTGGAAAGGCTGGGATGTGGACCTGGGAAATGTTTTTGGCAGCAATAAATTTCACTACGGCGTCCGCAATACGCTGAACACGTCGTTGGGTCCGCAATCGCCCACTTCGTTTGACGCGGGCGGCTTCCAGTTGCAGCAAAACGTCACGGGACTGCATTTCTCCCGGCTTTTTCAGGAAACACTTCAGGGCTTGAACATTGCGTTCGGGGCCGAATTCCGGGCGGAAAACTACCAGATTTTCGCGGGCGAAGAAGCCTCTTACCGCAACTACGACCCGACCAAACCGGGCGGATCGCAAGGCTTTCCGGGATTCCAGCCGGGCGACGTTGTAAACGAAGACCGTACCAACCTCGGTATTTATTTCGATACCGAGGCCGACATCACGAAAGCATTTATGGTCGGGGCAGCGCTGCGTTTTGAAAACTACAGCGACTTTGGCAGTACCCTGAACGGCAAGATTTCCTCGCGGCTGAAACTGGGCAGCAATTTTACCGTGCGGGGAACGGTCAGCACGGGTTTTCGCGCCCCCTCGCTGGCCCAGATTTACTTCAACTCCACGTTCACCAATTTTGTGGAAGGACAACCCGTCGAAGTGTTGCTGGCCCGAAACGAAAGCCCGGTAACCCAGAAACTGGGCATTCCGAAGCTAAAACAGGAGACGTCCCGCAACGCCAGTCTGGGCTTTACGGGCCGGTTTGGCAGCGGCTTTTCGCTGACGGTAGACGGTTATTACGTCAAGGTGCGGGATCGGGTAGTGCTGACGGGTGCCTTTACCGCCGACGATCCGGACATCGGGGCGGATTTGCAGGAACTGAACGTAGGTCAGGCCCAATTTTTCACGAATGCCGTTACTACTTCCACCCGCGGGCTGGATGTTATTCTGGCCAATGGTTCGTCCGTCGGGCGGGGCCGGTTGAACACAACGCTGGCGGCTAACTTTAACAAGCTGACTGTGGACGAGGTCAAAACCAACGCCCGGCTGGCCGGCAAAGAAGATACCTATTTTGACCTACGGGAACGGAAATTTGTAGAAGCTTCGGCCCCGCCGTCAAAGATCAACCTGACGCTCGATTACGGCATTGACCGCTGGAGTTTCGTGGCCCGCGCCATCCGGTTTGGCGAAATTACCCTGGCCGATTACGACTACGAGCTGAACGTCTACAAACCCCGCGTAACCACGGATTTCTCTGTCGGTTACAAGCTTGCCAAAAATGTAAACCTGATTGTAGGGGGCACCAACGTCTTCAACGTTTACCCAAACCGCTTTAACCCAACGCTTACCGAATCCGGAGGAGCCTGGGACCCGGTTCAGATGGGCAGCAATGGCGCGTACTGGTACGGCAAGCTAAACCTGCGGTTTTAG
- a CDS encoding OmpA family protein, with protein MVGRGLVVAQSGPRLVRTHVTDFILKALDERTRAEIPATYRIKVVLSKREFDGQSLPGQTFQFSLGKTDTLIIKTTAKGYYPMEEVLLVPCDTCANYEHLALMEKVEKEKTTETDSIFRNLKVNDKIRLDNVYFDQSSYILRKESYPQLDKLLNTLNRYSKLVIEIAGHTDNVGDRRLNQLLSENRARVITNYLIQRGVAAQRLQYQGYGDTRPAAPNDNEANKKKNRRVEFTVLAN; from the coding sequence ATGGTTGGTCGAGGCCTGGTGGTAGCCCAGTCTGGCCCCCGATTGGTGAGAACCCACGTAACAGACTTCATTCTCAAAGCGTTGGATGAACGGACCAGAGCGGAAATTCCGGCCACTTACCGGATCAAGGTGGTGCTGTCGAAGCGGGAATTTGACGGGCAGAGCTTACCGGGGCAAACTTTTCAGTTTTCCCTTGGCAAAACGGACACGTTGATTATCAAGACGACGGCGAAGGGGTACTACCCGATGGAAGAAGTTCTGCTGGTGCCGTGTGATACCTGCGCCAATTACGAGCACCTGGCGTTGATGGAAAAGGTTGAGAAGGAGAAGACGACGGAAACCGACAGTATTTTCCGGAACCTGAAAGTAAACGATAAAATCCGGCTCGATAATGTTTACTTTGATCAAAGCAGTTACATCCTGCGGAAAGAATCATACCCGCAGCTTGATAAGTTGCTCAACACCCTCAACCGTTACTCCAAACTAGTTATCGAAATTGCCGGACACACCGACAACGTCGGCGACCGGCGGCTAAATCAGTTACTGTCTGAAAACCGGGCGCGTGTGATCACCAATTACCTCATCCAGCGGGGAGTTGCCGCCCAGCGGTTGCAATACCAGGGCTACGGCGACACCCGTCCGGCGGCCCCAAACGACAACGAAGCAAACAAAAAGAAAAACCGGCGCGTCGAGTTTACCGTGCTGGCAAATTGA
- the lepA gene encoding translation elongation factor 4: MKHIRNFCIIAHIDHGKSTLADRLLEFTKTVGERDMQAQLLDDMDLERERGITIKSHAIQMNYLYKGERYTLNLIDTPGHVDFSYEVSRSIAACEGALLLVDASQGTEAQTISNLYLAMNNDLVIIPVLNKIDLPGAMPEEVKDEMVDLIGCERDDIIPASGKEGIGIEAILNAIVERIPPPTGDPDGELQALIFDSQFNSYRGIEVIFRVKNGRIRKGDKVKFMATGKEYIADEIGTLKLGQEPKDVIECGDVGYLISGIKVAKEVKVGDTITNLARPASSAIQGFEEVKPMVFAGIYPVDTSEFEELREAMEKLQLNDASLVWEPETSAALGFGFRCGFLGMLHMEIVQERLEREFDMTVITTVPSVRFEVITTKGETLQVSAPADMPDPSSIDWIEEPFIKAQIISKAEYVGAIIGLCMDKRSVFKNQLYLTADRVELQFEMPLAEVVFDFFDKLKTISRGYASLDYEFLGNRESTMVKLDIMLNGEGVDALSAIVHRDKAYEWGKKLCEKLRELLPRQQFEIAIQAAIGQKIIARETVKALRKDVLAKCYGGDISRKRKLLEKQKKGKKRMRQVGNVEIPQEAFMAVLKIN, translated from the coding sequence GTGAAGCATATTCGTAATTTTTGCATTATTGCCCACATCGACCACGGTAAAAGCACCCTGGCCGACCGATTGCTGGAATTTACCAAAACCGTTGGGGAGCGCGACATGCAGGCCCAGTTGCTGGATGACATGGATCTGGAACGGGAGCGGGGTATCACCATCAAGAGCCACGCTATTCAGATGAACTATCTGTACAAAGGCGAACGCTATACCCTCAACCTGATCGATACCCCGGGTCACGTCGACTTTTCCTACGAAGTATCCCGTTCCATTGCCGCCTGCGAAGGCGCTCTGCTGCTGGTGGATGCCTCGCAGGGGACGGAGGCCCAGACGATTTCGAACCTGTACCTGGCCATGAATAATGACCTGGTTATCATTCCCGTCCTGAATAAAATTGACCTGCCCGGTGCCATGCCCGAAGAGGTCAAGGACGAGATGGTCGACCTGATTGGCTGCGAACGGGATGATATCATTCCGGCCAGCGGTAAAGAAGGCATCGGTATTGAAGCTATCCTGAACGCCATTGTTGAGCGGATTCCGCCCCCGACGGGTGATCCGGATGGCGAATTACAGGCCCTGATTTTCGACTCGCAGTTCAACTCTTACCGCGGTATCGAGGTTATCTTCCGGGTTAAAAATGGCCGTATCCGCAAGGGCGACAAGGTCAAGTTTATGGCGACTGGCAAGGAATATATTGCCGACGAAATTGGGACGCTTAAGTTGGGTCAGGAACCCAAAGACGTGATTGAATGCGGTGACGTAGGCTACCTGATTTCGGGCATTAAAGTGGCGAAGGAAGTCAAGGTGGGAGACACCATCACGAACCTGGCACGTCCTGCTTCCTCGGCCATTCAGGGTTTTGAGGAGGTTAAACCGATGGTTTTTGCCGGGATTTACCCGGTGGATACCAGTGAGTTCGAAGAGTTGCGGGAAGCCATGGAAAAGCTCCAGCTAAACGATGCCTCGCTTGTCTGGGAGCCGGAAACATCGGCGGCTCTCGGTTTTGGTTTCCGGTGCGGCTTCCTCGGAATGCTGCACATGGAAATCGTGCAGGAACGCCTGGAACGCGAGTTCGATATGACCGTGATTACTACCGTGCCGTCCGTGCGGTTTGAGGTTATTACGACGAAGGGAGAAACGCTTCAGGTGAGCGCTCCGGCCGACATGCCCGATCCCAGCAGCATCGACTGGATTGAAGAACCGTTCATCAAGGCGCAGATCATTTCCAAAGCCGAATACGTCGGCGCGATCATCGGTCTGTGTATGGACAAGCGCTCGGTCTTCAAAAATCAGCTTTACCTGACGGCTGATCGCGTTGAACTCCAGTTCGAAATGCCGCTGGCGGAGGTGGTGTTCGACTTTTTCGACAAGCTGAAAACCATTTCACGCGGGTACGCTTCGCTCGATTACGAGTTCTTGGGCAACCGCGAGTCGACCATGGTGAAACTTGATATCATGCTGAATGGTGAAGGGGTCGATGCACTTTCGGCCATCGTACACCGCGACAAAGCCTATGAGTGGGGGAAAAAACTCTGCGAGAAACTTCGCGAGCTGCTGCCCCGGCAACAGTTTGAAATTGCCATTCAGGCAGCTATCGGGCAAAAGATTATCGCCCGCGAAACCGTGAAAGCCCTTCGAAAAGACGTATTGGCCAAGTGTTACGGTGGTGACATTAGCCGGAAACGGAAATTGCTCGAAAAGCAGAAGAAAGGGAAGAAGCGGATGCGCCAGGTAGGCAACGTCGAAATTCCGCAGGAAGCCTTCATGGCCGTTCTGAAAATCAACTAG
- a CDS encoding DUF819 family protein: MSDPITLGVLFLILAVVLSTASSPRPFWQRFYHYVPATLLCYFLPSLLNTFGWVDADNTALYPIVSRVLLPASLVLFTLSVDFRAFRRLGRRSVLMFAASAISIMLGGPLAVWLIAQLAPELVGGQGPDAVWRGLATLAGTWIGGGANQTALKEVFQPSSNLFSAIVTVDVFVSNLWLGVLLYGAGQAPRIDRWLRADASAVEEVKERVRSQVEALRRIPSSTDLVVILAIGFGATAVAHALADVIAPYIDQHSALLSQFSLNAPFFWIVGLATAIGIGLSFTRARNLEGAGASKVATVFLYLMIATIGLKMNILAIADHPGLMLVGLVWMLFHVLLMIGFSRLIRAPYFFMAVGSQACIGGPATAPIIAAAFHPVLAPVGVLMAILGYAVGTYMGYVCGILMQLVSP, encoded by the coding sequence ATGTCCGACCCCATCACGCTTGGTGTTCTCTTCCTTATTTTAGCGGTTGTTCTTTCCACGGCCAGTAGTCCGCGGCCTTTCTGGCAACGGTTTTATCATTACGTCCCGGCAACGTTACTGTGTTACTTTCTGCCTTCCCTGTTAAATACATTTGGTTGGGTGGATGCCGATAACACGGCTTTGTATCCGATCGTCTCGCGCGTTCTGCTGCCCGCATCCCTGGTGCTTTTCACGCTCAGCGTTGATTTCAGGGCCTTTCGGCGGCTGGGCCGAAGATCCGTTCTGATGTTTGCCGCTTCGGCCATCAGCATCATGCTGGGTGGTCCGCTGGCGGTTTGGCTTATTGCGCAGCTGGCCCCGGAGCTGGTGGGCGGACAGGGGCCGGATGCCGTCTGGCGTGGGCTGGCAACACTGGCCGGGACCTGGATCGGTGGAGGGGCTAACCAGACGGCTTTAAAGGAAGTTTTTCAGCCCAGCAGCAACCTGTTTTCGGCGATCGTAACCGTCGATGTTTTTGTTTCCAACCTGTGGCTGGGCGTTTTGCTGTACGGGGCCGGGCAGGCACCCCGAATCGACCGCTGGCTGCGGGCCGACGCCAGTGCCGTTGAAGAGGTCAAAGAGCGGGTGCGCAGCCAGGTGGAAGCCCTTCGCCGAATACCGTCCTCTACGGATCTGGTCGTGATTCTGGCCATTGGATTTGGCGCTACGGCGGTTGCCCACGCGCTGGCTGACGTAATTGCGCCCTATATTGATCAGCATTCCGCTTTGTTGAGCCAATTCAGTCTGAACGCGCCGTTTTTCTGGATTGTCGGGCTGGCGACCGCCATCGGTATTGGCCTGTCGTTTACCAGAGCCCGCAACCTGGAAGGGGCCGGGGCGTCGAAAGTCGCCACGGTTTTTCTATACCTGATGATTGCCACCATTGGCCTGAAAATGAACATCCTGGCCATTGCCGACCATCCCGGTTTGATGCTGGTCGGACTGGTCTGGATGTTGTTTCACGTGCTGCTCATGATCGGGTTCAGCCGGTTAATACGGGCGCCGTATTTTTTTATGGCAGTGGGCAGCCAGGCTTGCATTGGTGGGCCGGCTACGGCACCGATCATTGCGGCCGCCTTTCATCCGGTTCTGGCCCCGGTGGGGGTGCTAATGGCCATCCTGGGCTACGCCGTTGGTACTTACATGGGGTATGTTTGCGGGATTCTGATGCAGCTGGTTTCGCCCTGA
- a CDS encoding Lrp/AsnC ligand binding domain-containing protein, translated as MEKNLEIDNVDLKILTLLMEDANMAYTEIGKRIFVSGGTVHVRMKKMEQMGIVRGSQLVIDHTKLGWDISGFLGIYLDKSSLYETVATELLKIPEVVNIHYTTGIYSIFAKIVCRDTQHLREVLHDKIQKVAGIQRTETFISLEERISRPIPFGVNVPMDKE; from the coding sequence ATGGAAAAAAATTTAGAGATTGATAATGTCGATCTCAAGATCCTGACCCTGCTGATGGAAGATGCCAACATGGCGTATACCGAAATTGGAAAACGGATTTTCGTCTCGGGAGGAACGGTGCACGTCCGGATGAAGAAAATGGAACAGATGGGAATCGTGCGGGGATCGCAACTGGTCATCGACCACACGAAACTGGGGTGGGACATCAGCGGCTTCCTGGGCATTTACCTCGACAAGAGTTCACTGTACGAAACCGTAGCCACCGAATTGCTGAAGATTCCGGAGGTGGTCAACATTCATTATACCACGGGTATTTACAGCATTTTTGCCAAAATCGTCTGCCGCGATACCCAGCACCTGCGCGAAGTGCTGCACGACAAAATTCAGAAAGTAGCCGGAATTCAGCGGACCGAAACCTTTATTTCGCTGGAAGAACGAATTTCGCGCCCGATTCCATTCGGGGTCAATGTACCCATGGATAAAGAGTAG
- the sufB gene encoding Fe-S cluster assembly protein SufB, with protein sequence MSKDVEILESITNSEYKYGFETLIEADEAPVGLSEDIVRFISAKKNEPEWLLEWRLKAYRYWETLKEPHWSNLKHPPIDYQALKYYSAPKQKKTVNSLDEIDPELRATFERLGISLQEQERLSGVAVDAVIDSVSIATTFKDKLKDLGIIFCSMTEAVQEHPELVRKYLGSVVPPRDNYFAALNSAVFSDGSFCYIPKGVRCPMELSTYFRINAAGTGQFERTLIVADEGSYVSYLEGCTAPMRDENQLHAAVVELVAAKEAEIKYSTVQNWYPGDKEGKGGIYNFVTKRGICEGAHSKISWTQVETGSAITWKYPSVILKGDYSIGEFYSVAVTNNYQQADTGTKMIHVGKNTKSRIVSKGISAGRSQNAYRGLVQVFKRAENARNYSQCDSLLLGDRCGAHTFPYIEVNNQTATVEHEATTSKIGEDQLFYCNQRGIPTEQAVALIINGYAKEVLNQLPMEFAVEAQKLLEISLEGSVG encoded by the coding sequence ATGAGCAAAGACGTTGAAATTTTAGAAAGTATTACCAATTCCGAATACAAATACGGTTTCGAAACATTAATCGAAGCGGATGAAGCGCCGGTCGGTCTCAGCGAGGACATTGTACGGTTTATCTCCGCCAAGAAAAACGAGCCGGAATGGTTACTGGAATGGCGGTTGAAAGCATATCGGTATTGGGAAACTTTGAAAGAACCACATTGGTCGAACTTGAAGCACCCCCCAATTGACTACCAAGCACTTAAATATTATTCCGCTCCGAAGCAGAAGAAAACCGTAAACAGCCTGGACGAGATTGATCCGGAGCTGCGGGCTACTTTTGAGCGGCTGGGTATCTCGTTGCAGGAACAGGAACGTCTGTCGGGCGTGGCCGTGGATGCCGTTATCGACTCGGTGTCTATTGCTACTACGTTTAAGGATAAACTGAAAGACCTGGGCATTATCTTCTGCTCCATGACCGAAGCAGTTCAGGAACACCCTGAGCTGGTCCGGAAGTACCTGGGGTCGGTGGTGCCGCCCCGCGACAACTATTTTGCGGCTCTCAACTCGGCCGTCTTCTCCGACGGTTCGTTCTGTTACATCCCGAAAGGCGTTCGTTGCCCAATGGAATTGTCGACCTATTTCCGGATCAATGCCGCGGGAACCGGGCAGTTTGAACGGACGCTGATCGTAGCAGACGAAGGTTCATACGTAAGTTACCTGGAAGGCTGTACGGCCCCGATGCGCGACGAAAATCAGTTGCACGCGGCCGTAGTTGAGCTGGTTGCAGCCAAAGAAGCCGAAATCAAATATTCAACGGTACAAAACTGGTACCCGGGCGATAAGGAAGGAAAAGGTGGGATTTATAACTTCGTTACCAAACGCGGTATTTGCGAAGGAGCTCACTCCAAAATCTCCTGGACGCAGGTTGAAACGGGATCGGCCATCACCTGGAAATACCCGTCTGTGATCCTGAAAGGCGATTACTCCATCGGTGAATTTTACTCGGTAGCCGTTACGAACAACTACCAGCAGGCCGACACTGGAACCAAAATGATCCACGTTGGCAAGAACACCAAAAGCCGGATCGTATCGAAAGGGATTTCGGCGGGTCGGAGCCAGAACGCTTACCGCGGCTTGGTGCAGGTATTCAAACGGGCCGAAAACGCCCGGAATTATTCGCAATGTGACTCCCTCCTGCTGGGCGACCGCTGCGGAGCGCACACCTTCCCGTACATCGAAGTAAACAACCAGACTGCGACCGTTGAGCACGAAGCAACGACGTCTAAAATCGGTGAAGATCAGTTGTTTTACTGCAACCAGCGGGGTATTCCGACGGAACAGGCCGTGGCTCTGATCATTAACGGGTACGCCAAGGAAGTTCTGAATCAGTTGCCGATGGAATTTGCCGTAGAAGCCCAGAAACTTCTGGAGATTAGTCTGGAAGGCAGCGTTGGTTGA